From a region of the Engystomops pustulosus unplaced genomic scaffold, aEngPut4.maternal MAT_SCAFFOLD_690, whole genome shotgun sequence genome:
- the LOC140112315 gene encoding calcium-binding protein 5-like isoform X1 — translation MGNHMGTHAQFIHVEGISKIHAAGAVSRFRRKLTVTDPELTIPVITLGSGMQGLGPACIFLRKGIAEKQGYRELGTDEIEELRDAFVEFDKDKDGFITCKDLGNLMRIMGYMPTEMELIELSQQINMNLGGRVDFQDFVDLMTPKLLEETAGMIGVKELRDAFKEFDANGDGEITLDELQQAMQRLLGEKLTNSEIADVVREADLNGDGTVDFEEFVRMMSR, via the exons ATGGGGAATCACATGGGGACACACGCTCAGTTCATCCATGTGGAGGGGATCTCCAAAATACAT GCGGCGGGAGCAGTTTCTCGATTCCGCCGAAAACTTACGGTAACAGATCCGGAGTTGACCATCCCGGTGATCACGCTCGGCTCGGGGATGCAGGGTCTGGGTCCAGCTTGTATCTTTCTACGGAAGGGCATTGCTGAGAAGCAAGGG TACCGGGAGCTGGGAACTGATGAGATTGAAG AATTACGTGACGCCTTTGTGGAGTTTGATAAGGACAAGGATGGCTTCATCACCTGCAAGGACCTGGGCAACCTGATGAGGATCATGGGGTACATGCCCACCGAGATGGAGCTGATCGAACTGTCCCAGCAGATCAACATGAATC TGGGAGGTCGCGTGGACTTCCAGGATTTTGTTGACCTGATGACTCCGAAACTTCTGGAGGAGACGGCCGGGATGATCGGAGTGAAGGAGCTCAGAGACGCCTTCAAAGAG TTTGATGCAAACGGTGACGGTGAGATCACATTAGATGAGCTTCAGCAGGCGATGCAAAGGCTCCTGGGAGAGAAACTGACCAATAGCGAGATCGCAGATGTAGTGCGAGAGGCCGATCTGAACGGGGACGGGACGGTGGATTTTGAAG AGTTTGTCCGGATGATGTCGCGTTGA
- the LOC140112318 gene encoding WD repeat-containing protein 18-like, translating to MSGMLVTPKLYGVSSRSSAQLITPEETPDTREDTPEPSTEGDLRLEREIDCGEEVMSCRFNPSGSLLAVGLLTGIIKVFSVPDGIWVHTLKDEQSVAQRLPVTALRFHPCRPSAKGDLLLATYAGGQVKFWHISTQSCVRSLREDRQTLAITFSPSASHFLTAGSSDEILVYDTETMTCVNICQPSPSLSVMDGHRSRIFGLTFHPLSEEYFISGGWDDTVQFWDIRQKRSYRRISGPHVCGDALDIDPDTEQILIGSWRKEENLQVWDSETGQKILTVPDDFRGPSR from the exons ATGTCCGGGATGTTGGTGACCCCGAAACTTTATGGGGTGTCGAGCCGCTCCTCCGCGCAGCTGATAACACCGGAGGAGACCCCAGACACCCGGGAGGACACCCCCGAGCCGAGCACCGAGGGAGACCTCCGCCTGGAGAGAGAAAT TGACTGCGGAGAGGAGGTGATGAGCTGTAGATTTAACccttcaggatctctgcttgctgtcggacTTCTCACTGGAATCATAAAG GTATTCTCTGTGCCCGATGGAATCTGGGTGCACACCCTGAAGGACGAGCAGTCTGTAGCGCAGCGCCTCCCTGTGACCGCTCTACGCTTTCACCCCTGCAGACCTTCAGCTAAGGGGGACCTGCTCCTGGCCACAT ATGCCGGCGGGCAGGTGAAGTTCTGGCACATCTCCACCCAGAGCTGCGTGCGCTCACTGAGAGAAGACAGGCAGACCCTCGCCATCACCTTCAGCCCCTCCGCCAGCCACTTTCTGACAGCAGGATCCAGCGATGAGATCCTCGTATACGACACCGAAACCATGACGTGTGTGAACATCTGCCAACCCAG cccctctcTGTCAGTGATGGACGGACACCGTTCACGGATTTTCGGACTGACCTTTCACCCCCTGAGCGAGGAGTATTTTATCTCGGGTGGCTGGGACGACACTGTCCAG TTCTGGGATATCAGACAGAAGCGCTCCTACAG gaggatcTCCGGACCCCACGTGTGTGGAGACGCCCTGGACATCGATCCTGATACAGAACAGATCCTCATTGGATCGTGGCGGAAGGAGGAGAATCTGCAG GTCTGGGATTCCGAAACTGGACAGAAAATACTGACTGTGCCCGACGACTTCCGAGGACCATCCCGG
- the LOC140112315 gene encoding calcium-binding protein 5-like isoform X2, giving the protein MQGLGPACIFLRKGIAEKQGYRELGTDEIEELRDAFVEFDKDKDGFITCKDLGNLMRIMGYMPTEMELIELSQQINMNLGGRVDFQDFVDLMTPKLLEETAGMIGVKELRDAFKEFDANGDGEITLDELQQAMQRLLGEKLTNSEIADVVREADLNGDGTVDFEEFVRMMSR; this is encoded by the exons ATGCAGGGTCTGGGTCCAGCTTGTATCTTTCTACGGAAGGGCATTGCTGAGAAGCAAGGG TACCGGGAGCTGGGAACTGATGAGATTGAAG AATTACGTGACGCCTTTGTGGAGTTTGATAAGGACAAGGATGGCTTCATCACCTGCAAGGACCTGGGCAACCTGATGAGGATCATGGGGTACATGCCCACCGAGATGGAGCTGATCGAACTGTCCCAGCAGATCAACATGAATC TGGGAGGTCGCGTGGACTTCCAGGATTTTGTTGACCTGATGACTCCGAAACTTCTGGAGGAGACGGCCGGGATGATCGGAGTGAAGGAGCTCAGAGACGCCTTCAAAGAG TTTGATGCAAACGGTGACGGTGAGATCACATTAGATGAGCTTCAGCAGGCGATGCAAAGGCTCCTGGGAGAGAAACTGACCAATAGCGAGATCGCAGATGTAGTGCGAGAGGCCGATCTGAACGGGGACGGGACGGTGGATTTTGAAG AGTTTGTCCGGATGATGTCGCGTTGA